The segment ATTTTGAGAAGTATttttcatgatatgtatgtatgGTGTTTTGGTTACATGTTTTGGTTGAGTAATGATTTAGTTACGGATTTGGTAtaaacttggtatgagattgatatgGTAATTTGAGATGTTgatcatgtatgaatgaatgaattTGGCATGTGATATGGCCTAGTTTTGGTTGTGATCAGGAATGAGTTTTGGTATAAATTATGTGATGTAATATTTTTTATATGATGTGTTTATGGATGACCaagagaattggtcaatttggtaagttttgttaTGTGCCTATTTTGGAATTTGGTAAGATTCTGGCATGAGaatgaatgaaatgaaatgaagttatgaaacatatgttttaGTATGATTTTGGATTATGATTTGGtatgattgaatatatgttataagcatgaaattttttGATAATGATATGGCATGAAAGGTGTATGTTTCGGTTGTGAAtaggttgaaaatttggtataaaatgtgcttAGTTTGAATGCTTGTAGGGatgacccaaattgggtggcaatttggctttataaatggcctattttgtccacacaggcagagacacgggtgtgtatcttagtcttgtgtgacacacggtcatgttacacggccatgtgtcctttGGGGTagtcctaaaattttaagtcagtcttgagcacggcctagacacacgggcgcgtAGTcaactgtgtgacccaagtcagtttcgaccatgccaaggcacacgggcgtgtctctggctgtgtggataagtcagtatgtatgctctgtttcgccacagcttagacacatgggcgtgtctaatgccgtgtgaggcacacggcctgttcacacgagcatgtgacctttataactttgaaaaatgtttaagttttgaaaaattttgtatgagctcggtttagtcctgacccctttctaaagcatgtttaaggtctcgttgacctacgtAAGGGACTTTATAATGATGTGTGACTTTGATGCTttgatgattgtgaaatgaatgcgaaTTGTTCCGATATGTTTGGTAATAacttttaaccctagtctggcgacgaatacgggttaggggtgttacagttacagTCTCTAAATACTGTAGACACAAATCAAGTCCATGGGAGCATTACAATtggttaaattgattaaattgagCATTGGCAGAAATTCCATCATAGGAAATATTGGCAAAATCGTCTATTGAATTAGAAAAATAGCATAATCCGTGAGATATAGATAGCCTGACTTTAGTTTTATGTAAGGATCGGATTTGCCTAGGAAATCTTTCTTTCTAAGCTTTATTGCCTTGACAACCTTCACATCAAGCATTCCAAAAGGTTTTTTCGTTGCTTGTGTCATCGAGAAAAGAAGTCTTTTTGTTTTACAGCACATGATAGTAAAGCATGAGAAGTTTCATTCTTCTTATTGGCCTCTTTTAGTTTTCCTTGATCATTAACCACTAGCCAAAAACACAATTAGAATAGATTATAAATGAAACATTCaattatgataaaattaaatagaaaacaccctaaataactttaaataaatgaaaagtagCAAATTAACTAGTGATGTAAGCTAGCTCAATTAAGACCATTGTGTTAGACTTGTCTATGCATTAAACAatctaaaagaaaatgaagaaaaatactCAGAAAACACTTGAAAATTGACAAAATTTATATGCCATTGATTGGTTAAACTATGATCACCCATAATAGACCTTGTATTTGAGTTTTTGTTGAGGGAGATCAAGTCCTTCAAGAGAAGTCTTCTGAGTGTTGTTTGCTAGGTAATCGCTGCTACCCTAAAAAACTAAAGGTATTTTCCCCATGTCAGGATTTTATCTTTAGCCTTCACAGAATAACCATGGAGATTACATGTACAAAGATTCAAACCACTAACCTCTATGAACCCATAAGGTTCTCTACGAAATCAAGAGACAAAATGCCAACACAAGAATAATACCATCTATTGAGGGGTCTGTTAACACAACAAATGAAATTcatataattttttaatgaaaGTAAATATCATATTTAATTGGGGGAAAGCAACAATAAAATCCTTAGCAAAGATTAAAACACAGTTATATCGTAAATGAAATAAACTAAGAAAATCCAATCTAACAAAATGCCAACACAAGAATAATACCATCTACCAATTATTTGTCTCTAGACCAATATCTTAAGAACTATTGTTGAATGTTTAACTATTCTAAAGAACTTTGGTATAAAATAGAAAAAGCATATGCACGGTGGTGGATGCGGGAAGCTTACTCAATACATTAAATAAGGAGTCGAGTCAAATAAACAAGTTGCCAGTAAAACCGATAAAGTACTAAAAATTGAGCTattttaaaatactaaaaattgatataaaatttattccatttatattaaaatatttttaaaataatttttttataaaaatttttgtaTTACAATAAAcaattttaatatcaaaattttaatattttaaatgtgattAGTGAATGTATACTTTATTCCAAGTTACACAAATTTTActagtattttaaatttttaatttttaccgTCTTTTATGATTtctactttttatattttttactatatttaacaatttctaaaattttattatttttaaaaatttaacaaaaaacaaatttttatttttaaaacaattatatatttataatgtagttaattttttataattttatttgaagTTTATGATcaaatttaaagaatttttagttttttttttttgatgatgaCGACTTTGTGACGTTAACATATGCCACATGGCAATTTATGAATAGTTGAATATCCCAATCTATTTTTTTTAACCAAAAGGATTGAGCTAAGAACACCTAATAATGTTAAGGACTACACTAGGAGTGTTTGATAATATTAGGTACTAAAGTTGGTATAAATAAGAATTTtggttttactaaaatatttggCTAAATAAATTTACTTCATAACAAAATTTAGCATCCTTACAAATAAAAATTGTGActctattaaaaattataaaatatataataaaaatttaaattttatattgaattacTTTATACTTATATTGATGAAATCTGACCTGCACACATAGTCGAAAATTAAAGTGAAAAACAAACTTTCTAAACTGTTCAACTAAATATACTTTATGGAATGTTATCACATAATTCATTCCAACTCAATTATGGGAAGATGTTCAACATATCATTAGGCAAATTACCTGATAGGCTATTGTTGTGGAGACCAATGGTCCTCAAAGCAGAAATGTTGAAGATCGAAGTTGGAATCTGACCTGTAAGGCCCTTAATTGCTTTAATATTAACCAGTTCTAAATCAAGAAGATTACCGATTTCCTTAGGAATTTGACCTGGACACATAGTCGAAAAATCAAGATGTCAAGCTACCTATTTTGTTAGCATAAGTCAAAGAGGTTTTCTTTTCTGTTCTACAATAATTTGGAGATGTTagattttaatatatttcatcatttttctttCATCAAATTAACTATTTTGCCTCTTCCTTTTGTTATCCATTACAAATCAAcctcttttataaaaaaaaattagaattcaAGAAATCAAAAAAATTGATTACCTTCTAGATTATTAAATCCCAAATATAATTCCTGGAATCGTATCAGATTTCCAATATTTTTTGGAATGATCCCCATAAATTGATTACAGAACAAGAACAAATATTTAAGGTTGCTGCATTTGTCCATACTTGATGGAATGTTACCAGATAATTCGTTCCAACTCAAGTAAAGCCCTTCAAGCTTGGGAAGATGTTGACACATATCATTAGGCAAAGTACCTGATAGGCTATTGCTGGAAAGATCAATAATCTTGAAAGAAGAAATCTTGAAGATGGAAGATGGTACCTGACCAGATAATTGATTGAATCCCAAGTACAAGATCTCTAGATTAGAGATGTTAACTAGTGTTTCAGGGATTGTGCCTGTAAagttattatttttcattttcagcCTTCGAACTCGCTGTAAGTTCCCAAGCCAAGATGGAATTTCCCCATTAAGACGGTTGTAGCTTAATAGAAGGATCCTCAAACGATGCAATTGGCCCAATTCTTTAGGGAGTTGGCCATATAAATTATTTCTACTCAAGTCGAGAGAAAGTAGAAATGAAAGATTTCCAAGGTGTGGAGGGATAGTACCCCTAAGATTCATGCTTGTAAGATTCAAAGCTGTAACTCTTTTATGGAGGATGCCACATGAAACACCAATCCAATTACAAACAGAGGTAGAGGCCGTCCAATTGTTTGCCAAGACATTTTGAGGACCAGCAATGCGATCCTTAAACTCGAGAAGCGCAAACTGATCGGAGTTTAGGTTCCTGGCTGTCATAGCCAAGCAAAGTACGGAACATGGTATGAAAAAAGCTAAAAGAAGATGAAAGCAAGTGTTGTAGTTCATGATTGCTAGATGGAATAAGGCAAGAAAATAAAAAGTAGGAAAAGGGAAGTTGAATTGATAAAATAGCCCAGAGAGCATGCTTTAATATGTTTCAACCCTCCCACACTTCTCCTACATTAAATTCAGTGGGGTTACAACATTAATCCAGATTTTACTTTTTATCGTGGAACTTCATAaatttttatgatgaaaaatgtatttcataaattttagacTACGCTAAAAATTAGAAAGGAAAGCAAATTTTGaagaaatttcaaaataaattttcaaaatacgtACAAAGaagcaaaatttcaaaatttctctTAAATTTTCTTCACAACAGTCCACATAATCCATAAAAAAACACttaagaaatataatatttttaattactatatattctttttatttttcataaaaataaatttgttaAAATATGCTATTAATCCTAGTACTTTTCAGAATTTGAGATTTAGTCTTTgaactttaaaagttaaaaatttaatcctactactttttcaatttaaaattctaGTGCAATCTAAGCTTGTTTCTTGACATTTTGGAGTCCTAGTCAAAACAATAAATCAGACCtttctaaaaaaatataaaatgtaatacaataaaataaatcatatactagtaattttattaaaataatatgttttataacattaagcaaataatatatttttctaacaaaattaagaaaaaaatcatttttttcatTCAACCTACTCCTATGTCATCAATtacaaaacacaaaaaattataaataaatatgttcTATGAGCATTCCGAGATGCAAAATCATTAATGATAACATCAACATCAATGTTTTTCGAAAAATCCTTCTCGATTGATAAAATTGTCAAACCGTTCAACCGTTCTTGCGACATTGATGACCTCAAGATTCATTTCTCTTATATGCCCCTTTTCAACTAAAATATCTCTAGTTTTGTTATCAAGATTAGCCCAATTTCTAGGATCATAAATATCCAAAGAAGGAATCGTTTGTTCTTCATCATTGTTAATATCATGAGGAATTGCTTCTTCTTAATTAAGACCAATATTTTCAATATTTGATACATTTGGCACATCATTAGGGTCATTTGGATCATTAATTTCATCATTCTCATTGACATTATTATACAAACTTTCATTTGATTGATCCAAAATTTCACTAAAAGCTacctttttataaataaatttatcaatagcACCTTGCTGTGATATTTTTTTTTAACTCTTCAGCatgttttctctttttttttttttcacttccaGATAAATGTTTTTTAGGCAACACTATATATAAAAGATAAATCAAATACTCAAGTAACACAAGAAAATGAGACAATACCACCTGATAAAAGATTCTAAGTTGAATATTTGCTTTCACATTTGGTAATTCCAAAAATCGAATCGAGTCACTGTAATTTTTAAAGGCTTAAGGGTGCAAAAAGCCCTCAAACTTTTCAAAAAGAGTAATTAAGCCCTTGCTCTTTTTTTTTGCACTCATTTGGgtacttaaactttcaaaatacATAAAAAGGCCCTCAAACCTTTtcaaaaaaaagcaattaagctacTGCTTTTTTTCTACACTCAACTGGGTACTTGAattttcaaaatgcatcaaaaacaccctcaaactttaaaaaagaagaagcaataatacaaaaaaaattataaaaaaaataaaatcaataaaagttatacaTATACATACGATGTGGAAAAAAAGATGATGTGCCATCTTTTAATTGGATGGGACCATGATGTGGTAGGAAggatccataaaataatttctcttaaTTTAAGGGTTAAAGAAGGCTACTCATATTTAAATTATAtccatttttaaatatttaaaaggatttataaataatataagtaaaagataaaaaattcatatttatCGGCTTTTCATTATTAAACTTTTTTTGTTCATCGTTGCAAAAATGAAATAATAGAAAGAAAAGACTATATGAATTTGCATTTGTGTCCTTTCTttttgttgtaggccaattttgaccTTATATCCATAAAACCCACACCCAATTTAAACCCATTTAACCCATTACATTAAAACCCAATACAATTACACCAAAAACTAAAAGCCCAATCAGCCAAACCCAACAACacctaaccctagcccaaacaacacaaaacaaaaaaagagaaaagaaaaatcagAATTTTTAAATCCTAGGTGCGCCACACCTAGGGCCTTCTGCCTCCAACCACCCTCTGCCACCATCACTGTGACCACCATCCCCTTGCACATGCAAAAAAGTAAAGATAGAAGTGATAGCAATAATAAAAATTTCTTGTAAAATGGCTATATAAAAGCCTAGAAATCGGATTGTAAAGAGGAtttttggaaataaaaaaaatcagGAAACATTGAATACAAGAAAAAGTATAGTTTCAAACATCAAACCAAAATATCCAAAACAGATTCGGAGAAAAAAAGCAAGATCTACAAGGGAAAAGCttgcttcttttttttcttttttttttcaagctATTCATAAACGCATatatattttctccattttttccTCAAAAAATCAGTAGaataaaaagaaatataaaaaagaagaaaaaaaataccTTTTTGAATTTTTCGCCACCGCATGCTTGTGATGGCGTGGCGCAGACCGATGGCGACGGCAATGACCTCCTCCCCGGCCGAGTTGAGGCCTAGTTCAGAGAGAATTCTCTCTTCTcgctcttctttttttttctttcatgctaacaaatgaatttttttctcaaaaactTGACTTTTATAGCcccctaaaacgacgtcgttttggggttggcCATTAAcacccaaaatgacgtcgttttaacTTGGACCTGTAACGTCCCaatttttgggcctaaaagtattgggccttgagtctgggttcgggtagaagatggcccgaataatttggatgttttaattattattattatttagtatgtttagtttagtaattaaataaattacgaagggtttatggtgtgggaaaaagtcCGGGACTCGGtccatagctttagcaaaattcttaaattttgcctcttaaggaAATATGGGCATAAGGCCTTAAAAGTAAGTTAGGCGTAAACGGGCAAAAGGAACGCTGCCCAAAGGTTAGGCACACCGACAATGAGGAAGGAAGGCTGGGGTTTGATTCCCAGCGTGCGTAAACATGTGTTTAAGTTAAGGGCTGTCGCAGGCAGGCCTTAGGAGTTGTTGGGGCTAACTCATGTCACAATAAGGAACTCAGCCCAGTTGCAAGGGACGTTAGAAGGCTGAAGGGGACCCCAGTTCGATGCACGGGATGCGCAAGATGTTTTTATacgggtt is part of the Gossypium arboreum isolate Shixiya-1 chromosome 5, ASM2569848v2, whole genome shotgun sequence genome and harbors:
- the LOC108451417 gene encoding LRR receptor-like serine/threonine-protein kinase GSO1 isoform X1, whose product is MLSGLFYQFNFPFPTFYFLALFHLAIMNYNTCFHLLLAFFIPCSVLCLAMTARNLNSDQFALLEFKDRIAGPQNVLANNWTASTSVCNWIGVSCGILHKRVTALNLTSMNLRGTIPPHLGNLSFLLSLDLSRNNLYGQLPKELGQLHRLRILLLSYNRLNGEIPSWLGNLQRVRRLKMKNNNFTGTIPETLVNISNLEILYLGFNQLSGQVPSSIFKISSFKIIDLSSNSLSGTLPNDMCQHLPKLEGLYLSWNELSGNIPSSMDKCSNLKYLFLFCNQFMGIIPKNIGNLIRFQELYLGFNNLEGQIPKEIGNLLDLELVNIKAIKGLTGQIPTSIFNISALRTIGLHNNSLSVVNDQGKLKEANKKNETSHALLSCAVKQKDFFSR
- the LOC108451417 gene encoding LRR receptor-like serine/threonine-protein kinase GSO1 isoform X2; the encoded protein is MLSGLFYQFNFPFPTFYFLALFHLAIMNYNTCFHLLLAFFIPCSVLCLAMTARNLNSDQFALLEFKDRIAGPQNVLANNWTASTSVCNWIGVSCGILHKRVTALNLTSMNLRGTIPPHLGNLSFLLSLDLSRNNLYGQLPKELGQLHRLRILLLSYNRLNGEIPSWLGNLQRVRRLKMKNNNFTGTIPETLVNISNLEILYLGFNQLSGQVPSSIFKISSFKIIDLSSNSLSGTLPNDMCQHLPKLEGLYLSWNELSGNIPSSMDKCSNLKYLFLFCNQFMGIIPKNIGNLIRFQELYLGFNNLEGQIPKEIGNLLDLELVNIKAIKGLTGQIPTSIFNISALRTIGLHNNSLSDPSIDGIILVLAFCLLIS